From Lolium perenne isolate Kyuss_39 chromosome 5, Kyuss_2.0, whole genome shotgun sequence, a single genomic window includes:
- the LOC127302603 gene encoding lon protease homolog 2, peroxisomal-like: MVGKGDLHLTGQLGDVIKESAQLALTWVRARAADLNLSPNSDINLLESRDIHIHFPAGAVPKDGPSAGVTLVTSLVSLFSNRKVRADTAMTGEMTLRGLVLPVGGVKDKVLAAHRYGIKRVILPERNLKDLAEIPAPILSGIEILLVKRIEEVLGHAFENGFPLRLPSSL, encoded by the exons ATGGTGGGTAAGGGTGACTTGCATTTGACGGGACAACTTGGCGATGTAATTAAGGAGTCAGCACAGTTAGCTCTGACATGG GTTAGAGCAAGAGCTGCTGACCTCAATCTGTCACCCAATTCTGATATTAACTTACTGGAGAGTCGTGATATTCACATACATTTTCCTGCTGGTGCTGTGCCAAAGGATGGTCCTTCTGCAGGAGTAACATTGGTAACATCTCTGGTGTCATTGTTCAGTAACCGAAAAGTCAGAGCAGACACTGCGATGACGGGCGAGATGACTCTTAGGGGCCTGGTGTTGCCAGTTGGTGGTGTTAAGGACAAG GTACTTGCGGCACATCGATATGGCATCAAGAGGGTAATATTGCCAGAAAGGAACTTGAAGGACTTGGCTGAGATTCCAGCTCCCATTCTCTCTGGCATAGAG ATTCTGCTCGTGAAGCGCATCGAGGAAGTACTTGGCCACGCTTTTGAGAATGGATTCCCTTTAAGACTACCCTCCAGTCTATAG